Within the Fischerella sp. PCC 9605 genome, the region GCATTAGTAAATTCTGTGACAAGCCTTGATGGTGTTATCCTCACAAACCAAAGGGTGGAAAAAGTCTTAGTTGATAATGGTAAGGCTGTTGGTGTGCGAGTTGATGGCGGTAAAGAATATCGCGCCAACAAGGGTATATTTTCCAATATTGATGCTAAGCGGTTATTTCTGCAACTAGTGGATGCAAGCGATGTAGATAGCGCTGACTCTAATTTACGGGAAAGATTAGACCGGCGCATTGCGGACAATAACGAAAGTATCCTCAAGATAGACTTGGCTTTAAACGAACCGCTGCGATTTGAACACCACGAACATAGAGATGAATTCCTAATAGGTTCTATTTTGATTGCAGATTCCGTAAACCATGTGGAAAAAGCTCATAGCGACTGTAGTCAGGGAAAAATTCCTGATGATGACCCCTCGATGTATTTAGCTATGCCCACCGGACTCGACCCCTCGATGGCACCACCAGGCAAGCATACAGCCTGGATCGAATTTTTTGCTCCCTATGATATTGCAGGTGCGGAAGGCACGGGGTTAAAGGGTACAGGTTGGACGGATGAATTGAAAAACAAAGTTGCAGATAAGGTGGTGGAAAAACTGGCGGAGTATTCGCCCAATCTCAAACATTCAATCATTGCTCGTCATGTGGAAAGTCCCGCTGAATTAGGAGAACGCTTGGGATTTTTCAAGGGCAACTACTACCACCTTGATATGACTCTAGATCAGATGCTATGCTTCCGCCCGCTACCGGAATTGGCTAATTATAAAACCCCGATTGAGAATTTATATCTCACAGGTGCGGGAACTCATCCGGGTGGTTCAATATCTGGTATACCGGGGCGTAATTGTGCGCGGGTATTTTTGCATGCACAGCAACCCATTGCCCAAACACTAAAAGAAGCAGGAGATTCACTCAAGTCAACTATTGGATCGGTTTTTCGGAGTGAATAATGCTCAAACGTCATG harbors:
- the crtO gene encoding beta-carotene ketolase CrtO, giving the protein MESYDVVIIGAGHNGLVCAAYLLKAGYSVLLLEARSLPGGGATTEELMPKEAPGFKFNPCALDHLFIFLGPVIQELELHKYGLEYLSCDPVVFCPHPDGKYFLAHKSVEKTCVEIARYNHRDALKYTEYVNYWHRFIGSIIPYFNAPPKSIVDLIGNYDLKKLQDLFSLLGGPNQTLDFLRTMLTSPMDNINEYFDSEFIKAPLARLSAEISAPPSQKAMAFGAMMMVMRHNPGMARPRGGTGALTEALVNSVTSLDGVILTNQRVEKVLVDNGKAVGVRVDGGKEYRANKGIFSNIDAKRLFLQLVDASDVDSADSNLRERLDRRIADNNESILKIDLALNEPLRFEHHEHRDEFLIGSILIADSVNHVEKAHSDCSQGKIPDDDPSMYLAMPTGLDPSMAPPGKHTAWIEFFAPYDIAGAEGTGLKGTGWTDELKNKVADKVVEKLAEYSPNLKHSIIARHVESPAELGERLGFFKGNYYHLDMTLDQMLCFRPLPELANYKTPIENLYLTGAGTHPGGSISGIPGRNCARVFLHAQQPIAQTLKEAGDSLKSTIGSVFRSE